A window of Bacillus toyonensis BCT-7112 genomic DNA:
ACGTCAACGCTATTATAGTTACAGATTAAATGAAGAAGAGATTGAGATTCAAAAGGGAATGTTCGTTGTAAAACGTGTACTTATTCCGATGATCCGTGTGCAGCACGTAACGATTGAGCAAGGGCCGATTATGAGAAAGTATAATTTAGCAGAATTACACATTTCAACAGCAGCAACTTCTCATAGTATTCCAGGTTTAACGAAAGAAGAAGCAGAACAGCTGAAAAGACAAATTGGAGAACTTGCGAAAGTGAGTGATAAGGATGTATAAGAGGCAGCATCCGATCACGATATTATTGAGTATTCGAATTTCGGGTTTATTTCCTTTTATCCTTCTTGTAATATTTCGCTCTGATGAAAATGAGCCTTGGTATTTATTTTATTTTGTTTTGTTGTTTCTTTTATTCGTGATGGCTATTTTCTCCGCTGTGAAATGGTATTTCAAAGTGTACTGGATTGAGAATAATATTTTACATATAAAGCATGGTGTGTTTGTAAAGAAAGAAAGCTACTTAAATAAAGAACGTGTGCAAAATGTTAGTACATCTTCTAACATCATTTATCAAATACTTGGACTTACAAAATTAAATATAGAAGTTGCAGGCGGCGGTAGTGAGCCAGAAGTGATGTTAGCTGGTATTAAAGAAGATGAAGCGAAGGCACTAATTGCTTTATTGCATAAAGAAAGAAGCGTTGTGGCTGAAGAGGTGCCTGCGGAAGAAGGTAGTAAGACAGTTTATCAGTTAAAAGCGAAAGAAATTTTATTCGCATCTATTACATCTGGTAGATTTGGATTAGTGTTTTCTATGTTAGTAATCCTTTACACAGAGTTTAATCAATTTCTACCAGAATGGTTCATTAATAAAGTGGAAGCGTATGTGATGGATAACGGTGTATATGAATTAATCGTTATGGCAGCAATTTTAATGGCAATTTCTTGGGTTATTTCAACAGCAGGCTATGCGTTAAAATATGCAAACTTTAAAATTGAGCGAAACGGAAATGAAATTCGCATCGTACAAGGGTTATTTGATAAGAAAGAGTTTGTGTTAAAATTGCACCGTATTCAAGCAATTACTGTGAAAGAAGGCATTCTCCGTCAGCCTTTCGGTTATTGTTCTGTGGAAGTAGAAGTCATTCAAAGTATAGAATCCGCTGGGAATGAAGTGATGCTACATCCTTTTATGAAGAAAAAAGATGTGCAGCAGTTACTCGCATATTTACAGTTGCCGTATGAAATGGAAGAGGAAATCGTTTATTTACCGAAAGCGGCATTGCGCCGTTACATCATCATGGGCTGGATTACAACTGCTGTGCTCGCTGTGCCGATCGTTAGTGCGAGTATATATTTCAAACAATATATCGCGTTATTCACTCTTATCCCGCTATGTATCGGATTTACAATACTCGCATACGCTCGTTATACTAGCGGCGGTTATATGATGAGAGAAAATCAATTAACGATGGTGTACAGAGGTCTTGCGAAATATACAGGAATCATGCGTAGAAGGCATATTCAAGCGGTGGGGTACAATCAATCATATTTTCAAAAGAAAGACGAGTTATGTACAGCTGCCGTATCGGTAGCAGGGCATCGTTATAAAGTGAAGCACATGCGAAAAGAGGACACACTTCGTATATATAATTGGTACAAAGAAAAAGGAAACACCGGTGTGTAGTGGTGTTTCCTTTTTGTTATTAAATGGATATCTTTAGTCGAATCGTTGATATATTTCAAGATGTGATAGATATATTCGAAAAATCGTTGGTATAATTTCACGTACTCCTAGTGTTGTATTACTTTTTAATTAAACTAACACATCAAAAGTAGTCACAAAAGAAGGACGAGAGAAAATACTCTTTTGCTGTTCTGCATGTGGATGCGCCTGAGCCTGTGATTGTCCCTCTGCTTGTGCAGGACGTTTTTTATGAGCGTTTTCGAATGAACGTGATTCTGTCCAGTCTTTAAAGTTTTGCTCTGTTTCCCACATCGTTAAGATGACATATGTATCGTTACTTAATGGGCGTAGAACGCGGATCGCTTGAAATCCTGGTTCGTTTTCAATAAGGCCTGCACGGTTTTTAAAACGGTTTTCAAATACAGGGCGACCTTCGTCTGTGACAGAAATGTTGTTACAAACGATATAGCCAGGTTGTCCTTTAAATTCGCCAACAGCATCTAGTACGTCATATTGAAGAGATCCTTCTACAGATTCTTCTGTATTTTCTTTATAAAACATATCTTTTTCATTATTTTTTGCAGTGAAATGTGCTTGTTCTAGAGGTGTTTCGTATGAAATAATAGCCTTCATTTTAGTGCCCCCTTACTTATTTGTTTCTATTATATCAACTCTCTTAAAAAACTTCGAAGATTATATACATAAAGATACTTCTTTTTCAAATAATAAATGTACCATCATTTGGAAAGAAGGCCGATGTATGAAGAAAGTAAAGTGGACTTTATTAGGTGGGTTAGCGACGCTTGTATTAGCGATTGTAATCTATAAACTTATTGTGTTAGCTGGTGGCTATATGATGGATGAAAAGCAGCTCGTTTTCCACTCTTCATCACGTATCGTTGACCAGAAAGGGAAAGAAATTACGAAATTATACGTAGAAAATAGAGACCTCGTACCAATCGAGCAAATTCCAAAATACGTGCAGCAGTCGTTTATTGCGGTGGAAGATTCTCGTTTTTAT
This region includes:
- a CDS encoding PH domain-containing protein; the encoded protein is MQPLEREIHSNMLKVWRIHALIGAAVILAVVIAYFFFMINFNWWGWLFGLLVTGAITFIPLDYFVFPNLRQRYYSYRLNEEEIEIQKGMFVVKRVLIPMIRVQHVTIEQGPIMRKYNLAELHISTAATSHSIPGLTKEEAEQLKRQIGELAKVSDKDV
- a CDS encoding PH domain-containing protein, with amino-acid sequence MYKRQHPITILLSIRISGLFPFILLVIFRSDENEPWYLFYFVLLFLLFVMAIFSAVKWYFKVYWIENNILHIKHGVFVKKESYLNKERVQNVSTSSNIIYQILGLTKLNIEVAGGGSEPEVMLAGIKEDEAKALIALLHKERSVVAEEVPAEEGSKTVYQLKAKEILFASITSGRFGLVFSMLVILYTEFNQFLPEWFINKVEAYVMDNGVYELIVMAAILMAISWVISTAGYALKYANFKIERNGNEIRIVQGLFDKKEFVLKLHRIQAITVKEGILRQPFGYCSVEVEVIQSIESAGNEVMLHPFMKKKDVQQLLAYLQLPYEMEEEIVYLPKAALRRYIIMGWITTAVLAVPIVSASIYFKQYIALFTLIPLCIGFTILAYARYTSGGYMMRENQLTMVYRGLAKYTGIMRRRHIQAVGYNQSYFQKKDELCTAAVSVAGHRYKVKHMRKEDTLRIYNWYKEKGNTGV
- the hmoB gene encoding heme-degrading monooxygenase HmoB, which codes for MKAIISYETPLEQAHFTAKNNEKDMFYKENTEESVEGSLQYDVLDAVGEFKGQPGYIVCNNISVTDEGRPVFENRFKNRAGLIENEPGFQAIRVLRPLSNDTYVILTMWETEQNFKDWTESRSFENAHKKRPAQAEGQSQAQAHPHAEQQKSIFSRPSFVTTFDVLV